The Bradyrhizobium sp. WSM471 genome includes the window TGGGTCGGTTCTTGCACAATCGATGTCATCGCTTGCGCGCCGCAGCCGACCTGCAGCACCAGACCATTATCCAGGCGCCGACAAATGCAAAAAATAACAAGTCAGAAGAAGTCTCGCGTGCATTAGTCGCGGGTGCCATGCAGAGCGCACGTCTACTACAACATCCGGTAGGTGCCAGCGCCGACGAATGGGTGGCGTTTTTGTGCGGTAACCCACGCGCGCTCGTGGTGCGCCATGACGCAGTGAGTCGGTCGGTTCAATTTAAGAACAAGCTCATTGCGTTCGCGAAGCATTGGGGCTTCCGTCCTCGCGCCCGCGCTACGTATCGGGCGCGCACGTAGAGAAGATGGAGAATGGCCTCGGCTACGTGAAGAAGAACGCAATCGCGGGTCATTCATTTGCGGGTTGGTCGGACCTCGACCTGCTTTGCAGGGTGGCGGCAACCAAGCAGGCCAGCACCCTGCGCTCTGACATCGCCGACATCGCTCGCCAAGCGCTGATGCGGCTCGACCAAGAGATCATTTGTGCCGCGGGCAGCGTGCAATGGCGTGAGCCAACAACCGCGGAAACGGCCGAACTCCTGGTGAAGCGTCAAGGCGGTGTCGACAGCATGACCTGAGTCCGCGGGACCACTGACCCGGACCCCGACTGACCACAGCTTCACCTTTCCGCCACTGGAAGACCATAAGCTAATCGCAGCGCTTCGGCACGACTAGATCAGCGCCCCCTGCGTCGTCCCGTGCGCTCTCATCTGGAATGGCTCCGACCGCCCCAGCGCGCCTTGAGGCGCGGCGTGACTCAAGGTGCTTCCACATGACAATTTGAATTTGGAAATTCTTGCTTGGTGGTCGCGCGACCATTTGGAATGTTTGTGCACTCGGTCGCGACCTTGGAGACATATGTTTCTTTCTTCCTTTCACTGTTGACAGTTTTCTCTTGTCCTCCATACGAAAGCATGGTCCCAGGATGCGCGTAATACTCAGCCGCGTCGCTCGCAACATCGGATTACCGTTCGCCTAGTTGATGGAACGTATCAAAAATGAGCCACGCTTCGGAAGTGTCAGTTGAGCGGGTCACAATTCCAATCTTGCGGCGGTGGAGGCAGGAGCGGCGGCGTGTCACCATGACCACCGCCTATGATGCGGTTACGGCAGGCATCGCCGACCCCGTCGTCGACATCATTCTTGTGGGCGACAGTGTTGGCAATGTCTGTCTCGGATTCGACAACACGTTGCCGGTCAGCATGGCAATGATGAACCATCATCTGGAGGCTGTTGCACGCACAAGGCCCCGTGCTCTGCTCGTGGCCGATCTGCCGTTTCTTAGCTTTCACCTTGGTCCGGAGGAGACGATACGTAACGCTGGAGGGTTCCTGCAGCGAGGCGCAGATGCCGTGAAACTCGAGGGCGGGGCCAAGCGCGTGGAAATGGTGCGTGCCTTGGTCGATAGCGAAATTCCTGTCATGGGCCATCTCGGCCTCACCCCGCAAAGCGTCAATGTCATGGGCGGATTCAAGGTGCAGGGCCGGAACGCCGATGACGCTTTACGGCTGCTTGATGACGCTCACCGTCTGCAGGAGGCCGGATGCTTCGCGTTGGTGCTTGAAGGCATTCCGGCCGAGCTAGCCCAGCGAGCGACCGAATCGCTATCGATACCAACCATCGGAATCGGCGCGGGGCCCGACTGCTCGGGCCAAGTGCTCGTATTCCATGACGTGCTGGGGCTAACCATAGGTCATCGGCCCAAATTCGTTCGCGCCTATGCAGATGGTTTTCAGATGTTACAAGAGGCGCTCTCGCGCTGGGCTGCCGATGTCCGCACCGGTGCGTTCCCGGCGCCGCAGGAGTGCTATCGGCTTCCTGAAAGCCTGAGTGACATTATCGCAACCTGGGCTCCTCCCAACCCAACCTGATGTAAGGTGCAACGATGCAGACGATTACCACGGTCGCTGAGCTTCGTCGTGAGCTAGCGAAGGCTTGCAGCGCGGGCAAACGCGTCGGGTTAGTGCCTACAATGGGGTATTTGCACGATGGCCATCTGGCCCTGGTCGAGGCGAGCCGAGCGCAATGCGATGTCACCGTCGTTAGCATTTTCGTCAATCCGTCTCAGTTCGGACCAAACGAGGATCTCAGCAGCTATCCTCGCGATTTCGTGCGCGATGAAAAATTGTGCCGCGATGCCGGTGTTGAGATTGTGTTCGCGCCGGGTGCACAGGAAGTCTATCCGGCTCAATTCGAGACCTTCGTCGAGCCGGGCGAACTGGCGAAGCCACTCTGCGGGGCTTTCAGGCCTGGGCATTTTCGGGGCGTGGCGACCGTCGTGTGCAAGCTGTTCAACATGGTGCATCCGGACGTCGTGCTTTTCGGGCTAAAGGATTTTCAGCAATGCGCGGTCGTGCGTCGCATGGCGACAGATCTCAATCTTCCCATCAAGATCGTCACCGTGCCAACCGTTCGGGAACCGGACGGGCTCGCGATGAGCAGCCGCAATCGGTATCTCAGCAAGGAAGAACGTCGGCGAGCCGTTGCCATCAGTCGTGGACTGTTCGCCGCGGCGGAAGAATTCCGCGCAGGAGTGCGCGAGGTGGAGAAGCTGATTGCGATCGCCGAGCGGCAACTTGAGACAGTGGATCGGCTGCAATATCTTGAACTTGTCGACGGTGATACGCTCAAGCGCGCCGAGAGTCCCCTGCGGTTTCCGGCGGCGCTCTGTGTCGCAGCCTACGTTGGTTCGACCCGACTGATTGACAACGTCCTACTGGGACTACCAACTCCGTAGCGCAATTCAGAACCAAACCGATAAACTATCTTTTCGTTATAAACCACGGATCGGCCGACCGATTCACCTGTTCAGGCCGTGGGCCCAACCCAGCGATTTGAGACGGTGCAGGTCCGGGATTTGAGCGTCGCGCACTCCGCGACCCTTGTTCCACCGACGCAGCGCAAACCTTAGCATCTGGATGTGGGTCGGACATGGAGTGCGCGCCCGGTGCTTCTGCGGAATTCGCCGCTAGTTCGCTCGAAAAGCAAGCCGTCTCAGCTCCCAGCATCTTCGGCACCGTCGACCATCTCCAACTTGCGCACAGCAGTCAGATGACAGTCGCGGCCTTCGGATCCACGACTCCACATTGGGACCAAGCTTGTTACCTCCCGCGCCTTTATTCACTCTCGACGCGCGAAGTCGACATCGCGATGACCCTGGACACGCAGGCCCCGGGTCAGGTGACGTCGCAAAAGCGTACTGACTACACACTCCATCTCAAGGGTCGGAAGTATGAGTCAAACACCGCCGCTGGCCCAACTCCTTGGCGGATCTGGCGGGTCACGTTTTGTCGGCCTACATCCCCGAACTGCTTTCCACGGAGAAACCTATCGAAACTCGGTGATCGCATCCAGCTCCTGCCAACAATTTGCAGCACGAGCGTGATGGCGCAGGCCGATGCGGTGCAGTATGGAGCGGCGGTCGGCGCGCTGCTGACCTTTTTGCCATCGGGGTGGCCGCTTCTGAAAATGTTGCGTCCGAAAGAAGTGCGGCTCTCGCATAGATACTCGATTGTCGTCCGGGTGTGACGGCTGCACCGATAAAGGCCGCTCTCGACGCCATTGTAGTGGGTGTTCCTGCCGACAAGCGCATGTTTCTGCATCGTTGATGGTGAGGCGCTCATCGTCAGACCAGAACTGCCCCGATTTGAACGAATATGAGCCTTACTCGTGAATGGAGGGGCGTGAATTGTCTCTCCCGAGCAGCACAGAACTTTCCGTGCTGTCCTCCCTGAGCCAGAGCGGCGAGTTGGGCGATGGCGGATCGCGAGATCCGGAGCACCTTGTCTGGGATTAGGATCCTCGCTAGGAGGGGATACGGCCTGGATGATGCGTCGATGGGAGAGGTTCTGACGAACCAGCCGGACTCGACTCTGCTTTATGTGCTACCGAATCATTGGCCTTTGCCATGTCAAACACCATGGACGTGGAAGCGAGGAATTCGCGATGTCGCAGATGAATAGCGCCCGATTCACGGACGATCCGCGCTCGTTATTGCGCGCCAATCTTGATGAGCTTGAGCAGCGCATAAATCGGGCTTGTATGCGGGCTCGCCGCAGGCGCTCAGAAGTTCGTGTTTTGCCTGTCAGCAAGACCGTGCCCGCCGCAATTATCCGTATCGCATCCGAACTCGGCCTTTGCGAGTTCGGCGAGAACAAGGTCCATGAGGCGGAGAGCAAGGTCCGCGATTTGGCCGACCTGTCGTTGAACTGGAGTGTCATCGGTCACCTCCAGACGAACAAAGTGAAATCGATGGTCAAGTTCGCGAACGAGTTTCATGCGTTGGATACCTTGAGATTGGCCGAA containing:
- a CDS encoding phosphoribosyl-dephospho-CoA transferase MdcG domain-containing protein; the encoded protein is MENGLGYVKKNAIAGHSFAGWSDLDLLCRVAATKQASTLRSDIADIARQALMRLDQEIICAAGSVQWREPTTAETAELLVKRQGGVDSMT
- the panB gene encoding 3-methyl-2-oxobutanoate hydroxymethyltransferase, which produces MSHASEVSVERVTIPILRRWRQERRRVTMTTAYDAVTAGIADPVVDIILVGDSVGNVCLGFDNTLPVSMAMMNHHLEAVARTRPRALLVADLPFLSFHLGPEETIRNAGGFLQRGADAVKLEGGAKRVEMVRALVDSEIPVMGHLGLTPQSVNVMGGFKVQGRNADDALRLLDDAHRLQEAGCFALVLEGIPAELAQRATESLSIPTIGIGAGPDCSGQVLVFHDVLGLTIGHRPKFVRAYADGFQMLQEALSRWAADVRTGAFPAPQECYRLPESLSDIIATWAPPNPT
- the panC gene encoding pantoate--beta-alanine ligase, which gives rise to MQTITTVAELRRELAKACSAGKRVGLVPTMGYLHDGHLALVEASRAQCDVTVVSIFVNPSQFGPNEDLSSYPRDFVRDEKLCRDAGVEIVFAPGAQEVYPAQFETFVEPGELAKPLCGAFRPGHFRGVATVVCKLFNMVHPDVVLFGLKDFQQCAVVRRMATDLNLPIKIVTVPTVREPDGLAMSSRNRYLSKEERRRAVAISRGLFAAAEEFRAGVREVEKLIAIAERQLETVDRLQYLELVDGDTLKRAESPLRFPAALCVAAYVGSTRLIDNVLLGLPTP